Within the Plasmodium cynomolgi strain B DNA, scaffold: 0700, whole genome shotgun sequence genome, the region TGCTACTATTTTTGCTTGTGTTcttgttattatattataataatattttagtaATATTAGAGCTTTATTAATGTTTTATcgtaattttaaatattttttttaatgttgtattttttttcctgccacAATAATTCTTCATTACGTATTATAGGCTATATGATGATTTCTGTTCCCATTATTCTGATGAGATATATTAGTTTTtcattcaaattttgtatttcttcatttaatcctttcttcatattttgtctcttcatttttagaGCATTTATACATGAACACAATGTAGTAAACTAATAGTATGGGAAAAAGTTATATGTTAATAATACAGTAAATGTTATATatagtaatttttatttgtagtttataatacaaaattttatcataataattatattttcaataagtaaaatttctaactttatacaaaataaataaaaggaaataaatgaataatataataatagaccGAATTGTAATAAGAACAGTGATGATTTCTCTTTTTGTGGATGGTAAgtatatgtctacattttaatatttagttccattttgcatatgttcattatatgtaattctaaaatattataatgcATCATAGTAATCCCGGTGAGTgccattttcatatttctttatgtacGTTTAATAAGAATTTGAATATTTCCGAGTAAATTTAcattgcttattttttttttttggttcacATGATACTTTATATGCATCAAAATCCTTGTATCGTGTAATTAGTACATCACGCTTTATATATGATTCATATATAACGTCCTCTTTATACTCGTTACATATTATCAAATCGAaacatttctcatcatacaatttaTGAATATCACTCTACAGTGATATGCTACTGCAACCAGAaagtaatttattaattacttgatgatataacaagtagtttaattatttaaaatattttggtatATCAAGAAATATagaatttacttttacataatttcaATAGTTCTAAACTTCTGAACACAACTTCTTACAACCTTCTTGTCTACCGTGCTCTACACAAGAATCGAATTGAAAGCAAAAGTAATCTTcgcatatttcattaatagaatttttCATGTGTACTATTGCTATTATATATGccttttatatttagaatatgtacttacaaaattatatcatggaaagaaaaaatagtagaaaaaagaaccataaaagtattt harbors:
- a CDS encoding CYIR protein (putative;~vir-type antigen); protein product: MKNSINEICEDYFCFQFDSCSDIHKLYDEKCFDLIICNEYKEDVIYESYIKRDVLITRYKDFDAYKVSCEPKKKNKQCKFTRKYSNSY